One Colius striatus isolate bColStr4 chromosome 7, bColStr4.1.hap1, whole genome shotgun sequence DNA segment encodes these proteins:
- the LCTL gene encoding lactase-like protein has product MKTYILRAWFMLVPAVWLNTAEDFQWTKNNPGSFYYGTFPAGFLWGVGSSAYQTEGAWDKDGKGPSIWDAFTHKKGKVFGNETGDSACDGYYKVQDDIQLLKELKVNHYLFSISWPRIMPTGIKTEQLNEKGIQFYNDTINTLLENNIIPIVSLYHWDLPQVLQEKYGGWQNVSMVHYFNDYANLCFEKFGDRVKHWITFSNPWAVAEMGYERGEHAPGLKLGGRGAYKAAHHIIKTHAKVWHSYNSTWRSEQQGMVGISLTSGWGEPVDPHSQTDREAAERYIQFHLGWFANPIYRGDYPEVMKNYIGMKSAQQGLGTSRLPRFSVQEKSYIKGTSDFLGIGHFTTRYILQRSFPFLQVSSYHTDQDLAELVDPEWPAPGPKWLYSVPWGFRRLLNFIKTQYGNPLIYVTQNGVSDKARCSQLCDDWRIEYLKGYLNEMLKALKDGVNIKGYTAWSLLDTFEWNKGFSERFGFYHTDFQNKNKPRYPKASVDYYKKIISANGFPNPREVKHWYQAAMDTCSTTHQLLTADSQVAHVEMVTEIVLPAVFTLCMLISIGLLISHLRNHR; this is encoded by the exons ATGAAGACTTACATTTTGAGAGCGTGGTTTATGCTCGTGCCAGCAGTGTGGCTGAACACAGCTGAGGATTTCCAGTGGACAAAGAATAATCCaggctctttctattatggcacTTTTCCAGCTG GTTTTTTATGGGGTGTTGGAAGTTCTGCATATCAGACTGAAGGGGCCTGGGACAAGGATGGGAAAGGGCCGAGTATCTGGGATGCTTTTACACACAAGAAAGGGAAAGTCTTTGGGAATGAAACGGGAGATTCAGCTTGCGACGGCTACTACAAAGTTCAG gATGACATTCAGTTACTGAAGGAGCTGAAAGTGAATCACTATCTGTTCTCTATCTCCTGGCCTCGGATTATGCCCACTGGCATCAAAA CAGAGCAACTGAATGAGAAGGGGATCCAGTTCTACAATGATACAATTAATACTCTTCTGGAAAACAATATCATCCCAATCGTGAGCCTCTACCACTGGGACCTTCCACAG GTTCTCCAGGAAAAGTATGGTGGCTGGCAAAATGTAAGCATGGTCCATTACTTTAATGATTATGCAAATCTGTGTTTTGAGAAGTTTGGCGACCGCGTGAAACACTGGATAACCTTCAGCAACCCTTGG GCAGTTGCTGAAATGGGTTACGAAAGGGGAGAACACGCGCCAGGACTGAAGCTGGGTGGACGTGGAGCATACAAAGCAGCACACCATATCATCAAA ACCCACGCAAAGGTATGGCACTCTTACAACAGCACGTGGCGCAGCGAGCAGCAAG GTATGGTTGGAATTTCCCTAACTAGTGGCTGGGGTGAACCTGTTGACCCACACAGCCAAACAGacagagaagctgctgagaGGTACATACAGTTTCATTTGGGATGGTTTGCAAATCCCATCTACAGAGGAGACTACCCAGAGGTCATGAAGAACTACATAG GTATGAAAAGTGCTCAGCAGGGCCTGGGGACATCAAGGTTACCAAGATTCTCAGTGCAAGAGAAAAGCTACATCAAAGGCACATCAGATTTCCTGGGAATAGGTCATTTCACTACTCGTTACATACTACAGAGGAGCTTCCCCTTTCTACAAGTGTCCAGTTACCACACTGACCAGGATTTAGCTGAACTGGTGGACCCTGAGTGGCCAGCTCCAGGACCTAAGTGGCTATATTCTGTGCCTTGGGGATTCAGAAGATTGCTCAACTTCATTAAG ACACAGTATGGGAACCCTCTCATTTATGTGACACAGAACGGCGTTTCTGACAAGGCTCGGTGCTCTCAGCTGTGTGATGACTGGCGGATAGAGTATCTGAAAGGATATCTTAATGAAATGCTGAAAG CTCTAAAGGATGGTGTTAACATCAAAGGTTACACTGCCTGGTCACTGCTGGATACATTTGAATGGAACAAAGGCTTCTCAGAAAGATTTGGATTTTACCACACTGATTTTCAGAACAAGAACAAGCCCCGATACCCAAAGGCTTCTGTTGACTACTACAAGAAGATCATTAGTGCAAATGGATTCCCAAATCCAAGAGAG GTGAAACACTGGTATCAGGCGGCCATGGACACTTGCTCTACCACACACCAGCTCCTTACTGCAG